TTGATGGATTGCACGGCATTGCTGCGATTCTATCTATATTTATTGTGAAGAGTGCCGTCTTTTGCCCAAGACGCGCTGCAGCAACTGCTGCTTCAACGCCGGCATGACCCCCTCCAACTACAATTACATCATACATATTCAAAGCCTCCGACTTAGATTTTACCATATTTCCGTCTGTTTCGACGATTTTATGCCTAAACTCTTGACAGGTTTCGCTCGGCGTATTACTGTATTACTATAAATGGTACAGATAGGAGTGGGTGTATGATTTCAATTAATACAAAAAGTACAACGCCAATTTTTGAGCAAATCGTACAACAAGTCGGAAAATATATCGCCTTGGGTGTTTTGAAACCGCACGAACAATTACCTACTGTACGGGTCCTTGCTAAAGAACTTGGGATTAACCCCAATACAGTTTCAAAGGCCTACCATGAATGTGAAATGAATGAATTGATTTATTCGATTCCGGGGAAGGGATCGTTTGTAACGGATGCTACTGAGGGAGTAAATACCATTGTTTATGATGCCTATGCGCAGTTTTTAAAGGCGCATAACCAACTTAAAGAGTTGGGTGAGACAGAAGAGGCAATTTCATTGTTTCTTGAGAGGAATAAATTATGATACAGTTCATCAATGTGAATAAGCGCTACGAAAACAAATCAATACTCGAGGATATCAGCATTTCAATTCCACCTGGAACAATTCTAGGCCTCGTTGGACGTAATGGGGCAGGGAAATCGACTTTGCTACGCCTCATTTGTGGTGTCCTTCAAGCCGATGCGGGAATCGTCGCCTATCACGAAGAAAATGTTTATGACAACCCCAATGCAAAAAAAGAAATCTTTTTTGTCAGTGACGATGCCTATTTTATGACCAAAGCATCAATTTTAGAAATGAAGCAATTCTACCGTGTCTTCTATAAAAATTTTTCTGAGGAACGCTTCTTTGAGTTGATCAGACTCTTTGGCTTGAAACAAACAGATACAATTGCTTCATTTTCAAAAGGGATGAAGCGTCACGTTTCATTAGCTTTGGGAATTGCATCACGTACAAAGGTACTCCTTCTTGATGAAGCTTTTGATGGTCTCGATCCAACAATGCGTTTTAAAATTCGCCAAATTATCAGTGAAGAGGTTTCCACATACAAGCGTACTGTTGTCATTTCTTCGCACAACTTGCAAGAACTCGCAGATATTTGCGATTCTGTTGCAATTATGGATAACAAACGGATTCGTTTGAATTATACCCAAGAGGATATCATTACGCATTATCATAAATATCGGATTGCCTTTGCAGAGCCAATCGATCCCGCGCTTTTCGCTGAACTTACTCCTATCTTTTTAGGAGGAAAGGCGAAAATATTTACCATGATTGTTAAAGGGTGTCGTGAAACCACTGAACACTATCTCAACAGCCTCAATCCCTTGCTACTAGAACGTGATGACGTTTCACTTGATGAAATATTCATGTACGAAATGGGAGGGTACTAAAAATGAAAACGCTCTTTACATCGCGCATTAATTTTGACTTGATTCGTTTCCATTTCAAGCGCCTTAAAGCATTGACGTTTGTATTTACAGTTTTATTATTTACGACATTTCCAATACCGGTTATTATAAAACGTCTTAACATTTACTACAGTCCTACTGAATTGTTCGGAGTGAATGCTGCAGTAGGTACATTAGCTTTTATTACGATGGGATTGATGATTATCGCTCCGTTTATCTTCTTCCATTACCTTTTCTCCAGTCGTGCGGTGGATGTGTATCATGCCCTTCCAATTCGACGTCGTGATTTGTTTATTACCTATATAGTTACTGCAGCACTTGCTGTACTTATTCCGTTTGCATTAACCTATTTTACCGGCTATATATTGACGTTTCTGCTTTTCGCAAATCCTTTTACATCACTTCATATTTTTACTTTTATGCGCCTGGTTGTTATTTTTATTTCGATCAGTGCACTCACTGTATTTGTAATTATGAATACAGGAACTCTCTCTGATGCAATCATCTACACCGGTATTTTATCCATCGCGCCTTTTGTTGCCTATGCAGCAATCCAATTCTTCGCAGGTCGATTCATTACAGGTTTTGCAAGTGGTAGTGGCGATATTCTGCCTTTCATTTCACCACACCTTGCAGTCTTAGCTGTGATTGTACCCATGGGACTGAGTGTTGATCCAAGTATTATTTCTTCATACTGGTTCATCATTTCAATTATTATCTATGTTGTTTCAATTTGGCTTTATGAACGCCGTCGTTCCGAGAGAACCGAAGAACCCTTTACAAATCGTGTCTTCTTTTCCTTAATCACTTCCTTATTCACAGCCATACTCTTGGTTGGACTTATTGCATTTTGGTCCACGGTAAACACAATAGATGCATCATTCTTATCACCCCGTGTTATTACCATTCCAATATTGTTAGCTTTCGTTGTTTATGTTCTCTTAAACATCATCAAGAACCGTTCAACACGTAAGTTTAAAGAAGTAACACGTAACTATGCCATCATGGTCGTTACAACCCTGGTAATATTGTCCACATTCTATTTCACCAATGGTTTTGGGTTCACCGAGAGGATTCCTGATAGCAAAGATATCGAGAGTATCCAAATTAGCGAATCATCGATAGCGCAAATTCCATTCATTGGGATGACATCAACGAATAAATTAATTTTGAATGACCCCGAGAGTATTCGTCAATTCGTTGTTTTCCACGAAGATATCGTTGGCCGCATTGACTCGAAACGAGGGCTCGTATCTGACAACGCCTATGAACTGACCGACCCAAATGCTGATTACAACAACTATGTAAGTCTTGAATTTGCCTATGTACTGACAAATGGCAGTCGCATGTCGCGTGCTTTCCTTGTCCACAACTCACTTCTTGATACACTCTTGCCGATTGCATTCACTACGGAAGTACAGTCACAAGTAAATCCAATCTTAAGCGGTAAATATTACCCCGACTATGTAGAGTTTTTCTCACCATCATTCTCAACTCGCTATACATTTACTGGAAAGTTGGATGAGCTGGTTGAAATCTACCGGCAAGAGATTAGCAATTACACAGTTGATGATTACACCAAGAACGGGGGGTATCTCAAGTACATTTTAGCTTATGGCTCCGATGACAGAATCTTCCAGTTAAATATTGATGAGCGCCATACCCGTACACTCCAATACCTCGAAACGCATCTTATCGACCCCATCGATACCGAGTTTACATTCCAACGCTTCATCGCGCCGATTGAGGATCCTGAGTTTCATTATTATAATCCAATCTCCGGCTATGTTCGAAAAACAAACGTTTGGGATATATCCTCTTCGATTTCAGAAAGTTTGACTCTTACAACAGCAGATGCAAAGAAACTCGATACTCAGCTCAAAGCGTATGCTTACTCAGAGAATCGTTACGATACATTGTTAATCTATAGTTTCTCTGATGATATCGCCCATTACTTTAGCGTTCAATTACCGATTATTCCAAATTAAAAGGGGATTCCATAAAGGGATTCCATATGGAATCCCCTTTACTTATTTCTTCGGTATTTCAATATAATTATTCATAGTTACAAGTTTGTTTACGACATCATAATCCACATCCATAATGTATCCGAGCCCATTGGGTGTAGCGATTTCACGGAATGTATCAAAAGATAGGGGAGCCAAGAACATGAGGAATGTTTTAACGATACCTGAATGGCAAACAATCGTCAATGAATCTTCTCGTGCAACTACCATTTCATCAAGAATCGCATTCAACTTTCCAAAAATACGCAATGCAACCTGTGAGATTGTCTCACCATTTACATGCGGTTGGTTGCGAATATATACTTCATTATAGGGGATATTATCGATTTGATCCCAACGTATATCTTCGTAATCACCAAAATGAATTTCACGAAATGCGGGCGACGATTCATTAATTGGTGTTTCATCACCATAAATTAGTTTGAATGTATCAATTGTTCGGACCAAATCAGATGTATAATAGCGATCAGTTTTGGGATATGCGTATGTTTCACGATACTCATGTAATTCTTCAATTCCTTTTTCAGAGAGCTTTGTATCACTCCAACCTGTATAGGTTCCCAAATCATTTCCAATCGTGTAGCCATGTCGTACCAGTACAATTTTCATAGTCAATCAAATCTCCTTCTGTACTATTCTAACTCATTTTCCTACTGGATACCAATTCTAAGAAAGACTTAAAAAGTCACAGTCTGTTTTGGACTGTGACTTTCATTAACTAATTTGTGTTCCGTTAGAAACAACACCACCGGATACAAGGTCCATGCCTTCAGCATCTTTTGCGGCAAGAATCATACCGTGTGACATGACGCCACGCAAGCTAACAGGTTTGAGATTTTCAACTACGACAACCTTACGACCCATTAGGTCGTCGACGCTAAAGTGTTCCACAAGACCGCTGACAACTTGAACTTTCTTTGAACCTAAATCCACTTGGACAACGTACAATTTGTCTGCCTTAGGATGTTTCTCTACTTCAACAATTGTCCCTGTCTTGAGAATCA
The window above is part of the Erysipelothrix sp. HDW6C genome. Proteins encoded here:
- a CDS encoding histidine phosphatase family protein, which produces MKIVLVRHGYTIGNDLGTYTGWSDTKLSEKGIEELHEYRETYAYPKTDRYYTSDLVRTIDTFKLIYGDETPINESSPAFREIHFGDYEDIRWDQIDNIPYNEVYIRNQPHVNGETISQVALRIFGKLNAILDEMVVAREDSLTIVCHSGIVKTFLMFLAPLSFDTFREIATPNGLGYIMDVDYDVVNKLVTMNNYIEIPKK
- a CDS encoding GntR family transcriptional regulator; translated protein: MISINTKSTTPIFEQIVQQVGKYIALGVLKPHEQLPTVRVLAKELGINPNTVSKAYHECEMNELIYSIPGKGSFVTDATEGVNTIVYDAYAQFLKAHNQLKELGETEEAISLFLERNKL
- a CDS encoding ABC transporter ATP-binding protein, whose amino-acid sequence is MIQFINVNKRYENKSILEDISISIPPGTILGLVGRNGAGKSTLLRLICGVLQADAGIVAYHEENVYDNPNAKKEIFFVSDDAYFMTKASILEMKQFYRVFYKNFSEERFFELIRLFGLKQTDTIASFSKGMKRHVSLALGIASRTKVLLLDEAFDGLDPTMRFKIRQIISEEVSTYKRTVVISSHNLQELADICDSVAIMDNKRIRLNYTQEDIITHYHKYRIAFAEPIDPALFAELTPIFLGGKAKIFTMIVKGCRETTEHYLNSLNPLLLERDDVSLDEIFMYEMGGY